The DNA sequence CCAAATCAACCTCAAccatttctcaagcatatatcacaacatacatatctctcatgcattaacataccatcaaggcatcaataatcatactcacatatatgatcacataatatatctcaaccaaaattaaacatacctcatctacactatttcacccaaaatttaccaatttccacacttcaactcctcaaacctcattattcaataaccaacccaatcattcatatattcattatatgaaattcatccaatcacttgtgtcatcatacaatgcacacatcaacttaccttccttacctctttccggcctccggcccaaaatatacggcctccggcccaatttcacaatttaaatgcataaatcacaaatcaatactcattatccaatacttcaaattttcaatacaccaagcatacaaggccacacaattctcaacccaatcatcaattcacattacataccaactatgcatattagcatcaaccagttacacaatccaaacttaatcctaggggcatctagcctaggaattctcatcacacacacggtacttaaatgaaacttaaaccgtacctcttgtagcaaaatcaattgagcctcttctttggaagtctccaccaaccttagccctaagcctcaccaaagctcctcaagcaacaccaatctcccaattgtgcaccaaaaccatcaaatgcactaacataaccaatgtcacatacatacatcaacctagggctcataaaaatcacaaatcacaagggtttgagcacttcttacctcagcccatatgaagtagggatagaacccacttagaatccatgttggagtatccctaaacacccaaaatcacaagatttcaacactaacttcccaaaaacgtgtaacagtggggaatttcgaaaactgggcagagatgaatggaatactcaccacaaaacttagatagaaatgtagaggatgagaagagcgacgcgtggccgcaaacggctcgtcaatcggagctccgtagctcaagttatggtggtttgaagatcaaagagagttaggttttctctcttctcttccctcttctcaatttcagcgccccaaccctcttttagggtaaaaatgagctgaaatgctcataactaatgcttatatatgttgggtcttgggcccacttaggcccagttcacttatttttgtccgttggcccaattttggaccaaaacctttaacacTAGCGCTCTAAaccgcacttcaaatatttctacttcctctaattataattcctcatttcttaatcttatttactcataatcaactttctcagctgcagtaccagacaggtctcagccggtactgccggtcaaaatttcactgcgcgcttttacgcagaagactatgtcttccgactcggaaaaattcactgaatccaaatatcatattgaaatcatcaaattccaattgccaaatcttccaaccatattcgctcctacttactcattatttaattaatttcggttagaccgggtattacaaaagagcgagaagctaaattgctgaaattaaaaagggatcggggtgattgcatgaatttaattgcagaatgtaaagagaaagtggtagatcagaaaaggggaattcattgggtttcaggagatattgagatctccgaatcaaaacatttttatcccttcctcaaccaatgcattcattgaattttgtttggcaatcttatatgattggatcccaatcccttggctcaccaattctctctaaaaacaaacaaattcccaatcccttggtttaaatgttcataagaagagatgatgctcgatcactgattataccacacagtttcatgaaccacaatttggtaggattacatgtcacaatatccatccaaaccccaatccaattcactgtgagaaagcttctctagcatgaatcctccattccttttccaaggttccgaaggattccaattatggatagtttctttcccaagacaactaaccaatggaatttgatcgagaagctttctaacaaaattcaagagaaaagattgaagaagaagataaaaactattattgattcattgaattacaaaagagctccctaacccaatgaaagggggtttagtgagtcatagctctgaattcaattacaaaaagtatcAAAACTAGAAAATTGATCCCCTCCAAAAATTCtcactaacttaaattctatcctatttatacactttctaaattgagcttctgttgtgtttcttgggctttgaggcctttccctgatttccttttgctttgggtttatgatccataatcctgatgaggctgctgatccaattctgtaacattcattgagccaacttagtgatactcaagtaatgacacatgactcaacaaattgaaatttcagactcatcaattcttcaggcccaatcccataaaccataatattcaattgggtttcataccagagtatgTTTAAGTTagtgtttgtgctcaaatgctaacttaaactgcaatatctttggcccagaaaccttttcaaatagtggcgtttaagttgcagtttaagcttaaactgcaacttaaacgttggacactcctggaggtggtataattcaagcacgtttaagcttcagtttaaggttaaactgaagcttaaacgtgggaatggaagaaagcaaccctggagggtaaagtagtcgaacacgtttaagcttcagtttaaggttaaactgaagcttaaacgtggaaatgaagaaagcaaccctggagtgtggtttttggtcgaacacgtttaagcttcagtttaaggttaaactgaagcttaaacgtggaaatgaagaaagcaaccctggaggagaatggtcgaacacgtttaagctccagtttaaggttaaactggagcttaaacgtggaaatgaggaaagcaaccctggagtgtggtttttggtcgaacacgtttaagcttcagtttaaggttaaactgaagcttaaacgtggaaatggctccctggtgcatttctcatttctggcgtttaacttccagtttaaggttaaactggagattaaacgccactttcagcttttcctcagctttcatgattttggcgtttaagctccagtttaagcttaaactggagcttaaactggagcttaaactccacatgtgatattcaagcttcctttattgattttgttgcttccttgcctagcctcttcttccctgaaatcatccaaacaactgcatcaaagtcttgcaaaatttcatgagaaatcttccattcatagcattcaagtaatataactaaaaactcatggaatttgcatcaaaatcatactgtttggatggtttattgctttgttattcatttaaccattcttggttactttaagctcaagaaaatgcataaaacaactaaaactaacagaaaaatgctagtgaaactagcctaagatgccttggcatcacaacaccaaacttaatacttgcttgtccctaagcaagtcctgagttatttgagaagaaagtatgaaacagaaagcaattacattggctatattagcaagcatttgaagttcatcagaagggttttatgcagaaagttgcagcatcactttttcattcttatcaggtaagattatcactttttcattgcatccatcaaacactgctatggcctcttgttattcttatgtccttggcacttttcccttctttgtttttctttttcttagagctcctttgctccttgtttgctcagtgtcatgtgttgcacaagcctttggcatttttttttcttatcagtgcactacacatatccactacaggcattttagttcacatttcttcttgagacattggtgcccagcacctctttgtgtgactaaatgttttgtatttaggttgctcttgataatggacttttggttgataatcccgggttagttaacccaagttaccaagtgttgaaacactcctcagaacctattcatccaagcatatccttaatacataaacaccacaggcatttgtctcagaagttcaaaccattggtgcctagcttattttctcaatttttttgctttttggttgccctttttacAGACTTATACATGctagaaaaaaatgaaagtcGTTTTTGTTTAGCATAGTGACAAGAGTCACAGGGTCCAATGTTcgctttatttttcaaaaaattatataatttctGCATCACATTTATTCTCTGAGATGGTATGTGGCCTAGTCTAATATGCCAAATTGCTTCTGAATCATCTTTACTGGAATTGCAGGGCAAGACCATAGATGACAATGCTGATGTGATATTGTTGCTGTATGTGACTGGTTTTAAATTCTCAAAAGCATACAATCCCCTTCTTTGTTCAGCTACTCCAATCCTCTTCATGGAAACTGGCTGTATCTCATAATTGGAGTCATAAAAAATGAACATGCATTTCAGATCATTAGTCAACTTCGATACCGATATCAAATTGAACTTAAATTTCGGGACAAACAATGCATGTACTAATTGAAATTAGGCAATAAACTCTATGGTACCAGCTATATCTGTGACAGTTTGTGTTCCATCTGATAGGTTTATATGCACAGGTTTCATGTGATATAGGCTTTTAAATGCACTAATTGAATATGAGACATGGTCAGTGGCTCCTGAGTCAATGACCCAAGAGCAATGACTAAAATTAGCTAATGACATGATGAATGCAATACCTTGGCTAGATGGTAGTGTGGTGGTTTGATTATGACTTTGTTGTTGTGGTTTTTGCTTCTCTAAAAGTGCCAATAATGCCAACTTTTGATCTGCAGAAAATGAGATCTTGGAGTCGTGCTGAACTTCCTGAGGTGTATTGCTGACTTTTTCGTCATGCTCATCAGCAATTATATTGTTGATTATGCTTCCTCCATTTCCAGTTCTCAAATGGGGTGGAAAACCATGTTTTCTATAACATGTGTCTTCAGTGTGACCACTTTTTCCACAAAAAATGCACTGCTTGTATCCTTGAGTTCGGTCGCCTCTTCCATAAGTGGTTCTACTACCTCTACCTCTGAAGCCTCTTTCCCCTTTCGTGTTTGAGCTTGCTTGGGGATTCATGGCAAAATTCGACTTTGTGTCTGAGCTGGCCATCAAGGTTCTACATTCAAGTGATTCCACATTTTGTCATTCTTGCTGTAAAAGCAATGAAAATGCAGCATCAACATCGGGAAGTGGCTTCATGAGCATTACCTGTGATCTTACAACAACATATTGTTCATTGAGATCTCTTAACATCCTAACCACACACGTCTTCTTTATGCTTTCTCACAACATCAAGGCCACAGTCACACTTTCCAATACAAGACTTACAAGTTGGCACATAAGAAAAATTGTCTAATTCCTCCCAGAGCCCCTTTAATTTGTTGAAATACGCAGTGATGCTCAAGTCACCCTGTTTGGTTGCAAACAACTCTTCTTGTAATTCTATAATTCTAAACAAGTCACCCTGACAATACCTGTGTTTCAGCGCATTCCAGATGTCAACGACATTGTTCATCCACATGACACTTTGTGCTATCTCTGTACTCAAAGAAAGATTCAACCAAGACACAATATAGGTGTTGCACCTATCCCATGCCTCAAACAAAGAGTCTTCTTCTACTGGTTTAGTAATGAAACCATAAACAaactttaatttattctttGACTTCAACGCTCTCCACATAGCTCTCTCCCATGCATGGTAATTATTTGCACCAAGAATTACTGAAACTAAAGGCACTCCTGGACTTTCTCCAGGATGCAAAAAATAAGGACTCACCGGATCCATGATCGGATTCACGTTCGCACGGTTTGTAGCTGATTGTAGTTGATTGACCTGATTCAACAGGTTTGCAAGAACTTGAATGTCAATGTTCTGCAGAACTTGTTTTGCCATTTCTGGTTCAATTTCTCAAAGAAAACCTTCAATTTCCAAGGGTCGTCAAATTCTACCGACCAGATCCCGAGCTTCCTTGCTCAAGATCCTTACACAGTTGCACGATTTTTTAGATCGGGACCTTTCACACTCGATCTCGTGATCGAAGCCTCTACTTCAGTCCACGCTCACTGCACCATGTTGAAACAGTTATGGATGAAGCAGAGCAACTCTCATCAACTCTTTCAAGTGAGTTTAAGTgtgaagagaagagaaagggagGGAACGAAGCAAGAGAAGAGagcaacaagaagaagaaggatcAACTAGCAGAGAAagaggagaaggagagagaaagaagaatcTAATTTCATTTCTCACAAAATTGATCTAGAAGAATCTGAAATTCAactaactaatatatatatatatatagtttttaaCTAATCTAACAGAATTGACTCGCTGCAGTAGTTGCTAATTGCATAGCATACTAACAACCTAACTAATTTCAGTTACATTAATTAATCTTTTTTATCTGATATAGCTGCTGCACTATAGAGTCTTTATCATGTAACAAGTATTTTGTTAgataatttatcaaattaatttaatttttaataaatataaaattagcttatataatttataattagaaTTGACAATGTTTGATAtagtaatatattttatatataaaaaagagaaaaagatgaGGTATAGATGtgaacttttttttatatattgaatTATGAGCAGTgaattttttgtctttttataattaaaaaaataatattttatttaaaaaaatgatattttatactattttataaTCGTATAAAACACTAAAATggttaaatatttttacattttaCACTAAAATTATCCATAAATAAAAGTTTTAGTGTATAGATGGTGGTATTTAATGTGCCAGATATGGTGGAGGAAATTAAATAGAAGGTGGTGGACAACAATGTATGTATAACCTAGTTGTGGGTGATGCTATAGATAGAGTACTTGAAATAGCACTTAAATATTTTGGCCAAGATAGAAGCTAAGAATCTCTATTGGGGGAACCTATTTTGTCTTTGATTCCAAGTAGTTCATGtgaaatatttttataaggAGGCAATTTCATTATCATTCAGCACTTGCTTGTCTCTTACAATAGGGTTGAATCTCTTTAAGTCTATAGTTCTGATTTGAAATGTTTTTCCCTTATGAACTTCAATTGCACCGTGAGAGTTGGTCTTGTAATCATAGACATCTCTAACAAAACCACCTTCATTAGTCTATTCTACAATCGACAAACTTCTTTATGACCATATTAACCATCCATGAGTAGTCGTTTTTTCagtcattttttattttatttatttttcactAGCAAAACAGGATCTGTCTCCAAGTACATTTCAATatatctataatttttttcttaattgaaCTAAAAACCTAATTAGCTTATTAGTTTAATTCGgctaaaagagaataaaaatcttcaaacaagaatattttttcttttattcttaaaattcaACCCAAAACTCGTTAAAAGGCAAAAAGTACACTAATTAATGTATAAGTCAATAGGTAGATATCTCTATTTAAACAtgattatttataataataataatagtaatgaAATAATGGTTACAAAAATAGAGATGTGAGAATTTAAAAGATTCaactttaaatatttataatttaaagtttaaataaaataattttaaaaaataaattaatataacattatttgaattttttaattatgaattttgatatttaaaattgtttgtaaatttttaatattaaattataaataatttattatgtaaaattataaaaatttaaattttattaaattaaaaattattaaatttatatatttaaaattatatataaattttttaataattttatttaatacttaattaaactaattaaactCAGTTAAACtctaatcaaattaataaattattaaatcagAGATTTATCGATTTATTGACGGGTCTAGTTCTCGCAACCTTGATTTGAAGTGAATATATAAAGCAAAGCGCATTTATATTATTGAGAGTTGGTGTATTTGGGTCCTTATACAGCTGTATTGTGTGGCAATGAAGCAATTAGAGTGTGTAATATTGCCCACATTCTCTACCAATTTGCACATTGTGTGTCTGCAGTGCCCACTCTTTTGAATTATGCAAAGATCCCCCACTTGTGTGCCTGCAACAATGTGTATGTCTCCTCCTAATGCTGCCCTTTATATTCGTACATTTCATACATTCACATCTTTGTTACCTGATGTGACACATTCATACACCTACCTCTGTTCTCCACGACCCACCATATAACAACTCTCTCTAATCTACTACGTATTCCATGCCACATTACCACTTTACCATACTCTTTCATATCCTACTAAATTAGTAAAGAATTTCTTAGAATCATTTTTgtgaataatataaataatagattttaaaattaattcaataaagtaaaaatatactatttttttaaattatttatctaaattttaatattaaaataaccattCACACACCTAGTAAATTAAACATTTTATATATccattattcatattatttaatattttcattatctACCTATACTTTTTCGATTAGTAATGCTACCCATTGTATAATACAACATAAGTAGTGCCATAGAATTAacacaatttattatttttagtcaaCTATTAGttagtaatattttaaaatatgatatttggcTACTAAATTAAAGATGTTAGActattaactaaaaatattaatcaatataaattaaagggcaatttacttatttaaattatttcaatttcaatattACGCAAATACATTGTTTCAAAAACGGATACGTAAATACATTGATTCACATATCTATATAAATCGCTACTGGCAGTAACGGTTTATAAGAGAACAGAAACCGCTAGTACCAGCTGCAGTTTACGTTTGAAACGGATTGGTCATAAACCGCTGCTGGGTGCATTGGTGTGTGTGCGTAAACTGCTAGAGCCTATAGCGGCTTACGTAGAGGATGGCTCCTATATAAACCGCGGAGCCAGCCGCGGATTATTCATTTTGAGATTTTGTAAGGTTGGTTAGAAAGAGAAAATTCTACAGAGAGGTCAGAGCAAGTTGAGAGCGGGTCCGAGGTATTTGAGCTGCGACCTCCGGCGGGATATCATGGCAGACAGAAGGAGCTTGCACCGACTGAACGGTGTTGCGCATGTTGCCGGTTCCATTGGTGACGAGGTtagttaataatttatatatttttttaggcTTATGATTTTTTTAGTTAGAAAAATGGTATGTAAGGTAGAATATACAGAGTTTATAGATTAGTACCTCTAGTTTGAAATTAGGATTCGCATGTTAGGATGTTAGTTTAATCGGTTTGGattgttttgaattttgttctTAAAGTTTTATAATACTTTTATAATTGTGGCTGTTATTTAATCAATTTAGTGTGTTGTcatttttactattgtaataagTATCTATAATTTGAACCTCACTGGTTTATTGACGACTTAGTTATAGGGTTTAGGGATTAATTTGTCTACCGGTTCAAAATTTGTTGATGGTTTAAGATATTTGTTATTGTTAGATAGGGAATTTTCTTATGGACAGGAGAATTTAATTGTATCCTGCATTTCTTTCATGTTCTGTGCAGCTCATTAGGTGTATATACAGTGTGAGACAGCAACAGAATATGCCCATGCATGAAAGGATCATCTCGTATTTAGAGAGGGCTGGATTGTACCATTTGGCCAGGCTAAATAGCCAATGGTTCTGGTTGGATGAGCCATTGGTTAGTGTGTTCGTTGAGAGGTGGCGTACTGAGACGCACACGTTCCACATGCCTTTCGGAGAGTGCACAGTGACATTGCAAGACGTGACTTTTTAGCTTGGGTTGCCTGTCGATGGGGAGGCTGTGAGTGGTTGCCTTGGTGATTTTGAGAAATACATGGAGGGTGGCCGACCAGCTTGGGAGTGGTTTCAGGACCTATTCGGTGAGCTGTCACCACCGAATAAGGTCAAGCAGATGACGGTCCACTTTACATGGTTCCACGAGAGGTTTAGTGTGCTACCACCAGATGCGAACGAGGAGACTGTTCGCATCTACGCACGTGCCTACATCATGATGCTTTTATCTACTCAATTATTTGGGGACAAGAGTGTGAACCGGGTACATATACGGTGGTTGCCATTTGTGGCAAACCTTGATGACATGGGGAGGTATAGCTGTGGTTCGACTGCTTTGGCTTGGTTGTACCGATGTATGTGTCGGGTAGTGAACAGAAATGTGACTAACCTTGCGGGTCCCCTCCAGTTGCTACAGAGTTGGATATTCTGGCGTTTTTCCTCGTTGAGGCCGTCCGGGTTTGAGGTTTTCTCTTTTCCGCTGGCATCCAGGTATGTGTTATGTTTTTTCAAAGCTTCAGAATTTTCTATTGTCTTTTTTAAGTTTGTGTCTCATCTGCTTTACAATTAGGTGGTCTGCTTACTTACCTCCGAACGATGGCAAGAAACAGAGGGTCCTAAGTTATCGGCTTGCATTGGATCGCTTGACCGCTCGTGATGTAAGTATTACACTTGTTATGATTTCGTTTGTGGTTTGCTCTCGAGTCATGACTACATATATACTTGTTGTGGTAATGTCTGatgtattttgaattttcagATTGTATGGGAGCCCTACTCCGCGCTTGATGTACTTGCTGTCGCTCGATATCGATGTGGCCATACACGTGTGTAGTCCGTTATACCTCCTAACTTCCCATGTGCTCTTTCTTTTCCGCATGACTATCCGAATCAACCACGTGCACTTGTTACCGAACTCCTTGCATCTTCCTTGGTATTTTAGATTGTCTGACTCCATAACCCTGTACTCAACTCCACGCCGAATGCTGTAATCTTTTACGCTCAGCATGGCTTCCTCCTTACTCTAAAACAATTGGCCAATCTGAAATTCAGTCAAACCTATCCCATCATGCATACCCTGCCTATCAAATGTTGCCTCTACATTCTGGTGTTGGCCAATGGCTTCCAAGTTCAAAAAGACAGGTGGGGAGGGTACTCTTGTGTTCCAGAACCGGAACCTCCATAGGTTGTACGTGTACCTCTTGGTATATCATCATCACTATCCCCACCAATATCGACCGGCTCCTCATCGGAATCATCATCACACAGCGCATTCTCAACTCGATCCGGTCCGGCCTCAAAATCAACCTCAGGGAGACAATGAGGCACACTTGCATGAACAGCCCCAGCACGTTTGGGCTCAGGAATTAGAACTGCCGCTGCTACCACAGGCATTAATGTCGAGGCACCACCGACTGTGGTCGACTGAGGATCCGGTGCCGATGCCCCGAAGCTATCCACACGATCTTCCAACTTCGCAAACAGCTCAGGTATCCTCACCTCCGAAAAACTACGCCTGCAGTGAAACAAGACCTGCAGGTCTTCATCCGACCCTATCACAAAGGTCTCATATCTCACACCAGTTGACACAACGGTAATGGGAATCTtgtaaaataacttttttaccAACTTCGTCCCACAGGTACCGAGCTTTCGTAGTATGCTGAGCTTAATCTTTGCCAATGTACTCGAAGATCGGATAAAAATACTAAGCGATTCTCTATCTGTGAATTTCACATCATgccttttgctcttttgaaTTTTTCCAGAGCAGTGGACCAGAGCCACAAAACTATCCTCCCCATCCATTTGTGAATAACACTCTACCTCTCCATATTTGGCCCCTCCATGGTTTATATAGGGAGCCCATTGACACATACTAAACGTAAACCGCTATAGGCACCAGCGGTTTACGCACGCACACTAACCTACATAAACCGTTGCTGGCAGCAGCGGTTTATGACCAACCTAGAATACATGTAAACTGCGACTAGTACTAGCAGGTAGCGGTTTATATAGATATATGAATCAATGTATTTACGTATCCGTTTTTGAAACAATGTATTTGCATAATATTGAGATTGAAACaatttaaataagtaaattgccctaaattaaaatgactaattttaaacttttctaatatataatataaattctATTACATGAACAATctgttttataattaaattaatttaataatttattagcaAACAACAAACATTAACATATTACagtatttcttttttaattattaaaaaaaataaaaaacatttaaattttcaaatttaaaagaagttaataaaaaatttgaaattttgaaaatgttttTAAATGTTACAATTTTATTGCAAGATATTTTAGTTacctttttgtattttttttccaaaaaaaaatatttgcatAAGCAAATAAAGGGAATTACTAAATTAACCTTTGATTAATAAATCACTTGGCTtacaaaatacataaaatattcTATAAACACAAAAATCAGCTATCTACGGATCTACCTATGTTtatgtatgtattttatattttttaacaaaataatcaattatcaaaataattaaatttttgtatagCAATATAATCTAACtttttttatcaatataaaatatatatttttataatgtaGTTAATTTATGGGGCAATCTacctaattaaataaattatgtgAATTGTTTACGTACACAAAAGAAAAACCTCTTACGTACATGTGCAATTTCAATTTTATGTAAACCGTGGGAACTAACCACGGTTTCTAGTTTGTATGTAAATCGTTGGAGACTACAAGATTTTATGGTTGGAAAAGGTTGGGCATAATCCGTGGCTACCTACCACAGATTATAAAGGAAAAAGTTAAGGCATAAACCGTGGTTGCTttccacggtttatgaagaggAAGACTTGAACGAAAACTCCTATAGATTCCCACAGTTTACATGcaaagtataaattatattatcaaattttttaaaaaccaaatttttttttattcttaaattatatgatcaaatttttttatttaaattaaaaaaataaagtctaaCTATATCTAGTAGagaatagatctgtaaatttattatttgtttactttttaaactaaaaaaataatttttttttctaatattaaaaaataaaaattctaacaatatacaaaaaatacaaaaaattgaaaaatttaaaatttttaaattaatttattcttaatttgtaaacaagtgcagctaaaaaaatCAATTGTCCGCGTGTAGATCTattatttactagatattgatggactagattttatatttttaatttaaataaaaaaatttaaacatataattaaaattttaaaaataaaaaatttagttttttaacatttttaattttttaataatattttttattttattattcaccggataatgctacacccagacagttgacttttttttagctgcacctgttcaaaattaagaataaattgatttaaaaaatttaaaattttaaaatttttcaatttttttagatat is a window from the Arachis stenosperma cultivar V10309 chromosome 3, arast.V10309.gnm1.PFL2, whole genome shotgun sequence genome containing:
- the LOC130965614 gene encoding serine/threonine-protein phosphatase 7 long form homolog, with translation MADRRSLHRLNGVAHVAGSIGDELIRCIYSVRQQQNMPMHERIISYLERAGLYHLARLNSQWFWLDEPLLGLPVDGEAVSGCLGDFEKYMEGGRPAWEWFQDLFGELSPPNKVKQMTVHFTWFHERFSVLPPDANEETVRIYARAYIMMLLSTQLFGDKSVNRVHIRWLPFVANLDDMGRYSCGSTALAWLYRCMCRVVNRNVTNLAGPLQLLQSWIFWRFSSLRPSGFEVFSFPLASRWSAYLPPNDGKKQRVLSYRLALDRLTARDIVWEPYSALDVLAVARYRCGHTRV